A stretch of Pseudopipra pipra isolate bDixPip1 unplaced genomic scaffold, bDixPip1.hap1 HAP1_SCAFFOLD_293, whole genome shotgun sequence DNA encodes these proteins:
- the LOC135408291 gene encoding LOW QUALITY PROTEIN: chorion-specific transcription factor GCMb-like (The sequence of the model RefSeq protein was modified relative to this genomic sequence to represent the inferred CDS: inserted 4 bases in 4 codons; deleted 2 bases in 2 codons): MKQTWDINDPKLPQEPKHFDAFQXWPDGYVRLIYSSEEKNAQRHLSVLGHAQHHNHNCQISKKSCLGVVVCARSCALPXGARLQLRPAICDKARQKQQKKACPNCNSALEFDPCRGHSGYPVTNFWRLDGKAIFFQAKGVHDHPRPESNSEAEARRSAIKKQMSSYHHSQKKRPLNSEAGRYHDSSSYTNNLQNFPCMDGQERVGIITDSSFSIPAQSYPSLQNTDLYKVPYDSASSQEDQLSSYPKCPNPRIYMPRPCSYEFGVPTFISSSPYPTFYKDLTSPAIDADPISLNGSHYSTVTTHDKSXDNPGRHYGLKPAWGKTGSGDQGDYGQMQASANHAYYSGDYPCRYSPSPAPMAPPLQTVITTTTKVSYQAYKPPALKYSDNLCDMKNLQSYTHVAENVSGAIYSGMKIQEDFGMVKSALLYQHDSIPTKPKPAESMESYRYGXPAGNSYAEHEGQTLRFESAEY; the protein is encoded by the exons ATGAAGCAGACTTGGGATATCAACGACCCCAAATTGCCGCAG gagcccaaGCACTTTGATGCCTTCC GATGGCCTGATGGCTACGTGCGGCTCATCTACTCCAGCGAGGAGAAGAACGCGCAGAGGCACCTCAGTGTGCTGGGCCATGCGCAACACCACAACCACAACTGCCAGATCTCAAAGAAGTCCTGCCTGGGAGTGGTGgtgtgtgccaggagctgtgctctgc GCGGAGCCAGGCTGCAGCTTCGCCCCGCCATATGCGACAAGGCTCGGCAGAAGCAACAAA AGAAAGCCTGCCCAAACTGCAATTCAGCCCTTGAGTTTGATCCTTGCCGAGGACACAGTGGCTATCCCGTCACAAACTTCTGGAGGCTTGATGGCAAAGCAATATTTTTCCAG GCTAAAGGTGTCCATGACCACCCCAGGCCAGAGAGTAATTCAGAGGCAGAGGCAAGACGAAGTGCAATAAAGAAGCAAATGTCCTCTTATCACCATTCCCAGAAAAAGAGACCTCTAAACTCAGAG GCAGGAAGGTACCATGACAGCAGCAGTTACACCAATAACCTACAGAATTTTCCATGCATGGATGGCCAAGAAAGAGTTGGTATCATCACAGACTCCAGTTTTTCAATTCCAGCCCAGTCTTATCCTTCACTGCAGAACACAGACCTCTACAAAGTACCTTATGACTCGGCCAGCTCCCAAGAGGACCAGCTATCATCATACCCTAAGTGCCCAAATCCAAGGATCTACATGCCCAGGCCATGCAGCTACGAGTTTGGAGTTCCTACCTTTATAAGCTCTAGCCCTTACCCAACATTTTACAAAGATCTGACCAGCCCTGCCATTGATGCAGACCCCATCAGTCTGAACGGGTCTCACTACAGCACTGTGACTACCCACGATAAGA TTGATAACCCTGGCAGACACTATGGACTGAAACCAGCTTGG GGGAAAACTGGCAGCGGAGACCAGGGTGACTACGGACAGATGCAAGCAAGTGCTAACCACGCTTACTACAGTGGGGACTATCCCTGCAGGTACAGTCCCAGTCCCGCTCCCATGGCCCCACCATTGCAGACGgtcatcaccaccaccaccaaggTGTCCTACCAGGCGTACAAGCCGCCTGCACTGAAATACAGTGACAACCTCTGTGACATG AAAAACCTCCAGAGCTACACCCACGTGGCAGAAAATGTCTCTGGTGCTATCTATTCAGGGATGAAGATTCAGGAAGACTTTGGGATGGTGAAGTCAGCACTGCTCTACCAGCATGACTCCATCCCTACAAAGCCCAAACCAGCCGAGAGCATGGAGAGCTATCGGTATG CTCCTGCTGGCAACAGCTATGCCGAGCACGAAGGTCAGACTTTAAGGTTTGAGAGTGCTGAATATTGA